Proteins from a single region of Streptomyces vinaceus:
- a CDS encoding MarR family winged helix-turn-helix transcriptional regulator — MPSNPANSDLPTAAEASAEAGLLDALQHQVAVFARRAEQTRLGGVGQARNSMDRAAYLLLNRLDLEGPMGVKALAGGMGIDSSTVTRQVAPLVDSGLVKRTSHPEDGRAVVLALSQRGLARLEEVRSSRRELMARVTEDWSEEERESFTGLLTRFNGSLSELMGAASEAGPAS; from the coding sequence ATGCCCTCCAACCCGGCCAATTCCGACCTGCCCACGGCGGCCGAGGCGTCCGCCGAAGCCGGGCTCCTCGACGCGCTCCAGCACCAGGTGGCCGTCTTCGCCCGGCGCGCGGAGCAGACCCGCCTGGGCGGGGTCGGCCAGGCCCGCAACTCGATGGACCGCGCCGCGTACCTGCTGCTGAACCGGCTGGACCTGGAAGGCCCGATGGGCGTCAAGGCGCTCGCCGGCGGCATGGGGATCGACTCCTCCACCGTCACCCGCCAGGTCGCGCCGCTCGTCGACAGCGGCCTGGTCAAGCGCACTTCGCACCCCGAGGACGGGCGGGCCGTGGTCCTCGCGCTCTCCCAGCGGGGGCTCGCCCGGCTGGAGGAGGTCCGCTCCTCGCGCCGCGAGCTGATGGCGCGGGTGACCGAGGACTGGTCCGAGGAGGAGCGCGAGTCGTTCACCGGGCTGCTGACCCGGTTCAACGGCTCGCTGTCGGAGCTGATGGGCGCGGCTTCCGAGGCGGGCCCCGCCTCCTGA
- the ilvA gene encoding threonine ammonia-lyase, translating into MNYRVPVPVPQVILDDVRGAQKMLSGVARVTPMENSRHLSALTGSPVHFKCENLQRTGSFKLRGAYVRIAGLRPEQRAAGVVAASAGNHAQGVALASSLLGVRSTVFMPVGAPLPKVAATQEYGAEVRMHGHVVDETLAAAQEYADRTGAVFIHPFDHRDVIAGQGTVGLEILEQCPEVRTILVGIGGGGLAAGIAVAVKALRPDVKVIGVQAEGAAAYPPSLRVGHPVSVDNPVTMADGIKVGRPGDIPFHIIGELLDGVRTVSEDALSSALLLCLERAKLVVEPAGCSPVAALLSRPELYGGGGAVVAVLSGGNIDPLLLQRILRHGMAAAGRYLSLRLRVADRPGALAGLLAVLSTVDANVLDVSHVRTDPRLGLTEVEVELHLETKGPEHCAEVARSLHGAGYTVMS; encoded by the coding sequence ATGAACTACCGCGTGCCCGTGCCCGTTCCGCAGGTCATCCTCGACGACGTCCGGGGGGCCCAGAAGATGCTCTCCGGCGTCGCCCGGGTCACGCCGATGGAGAACAGCCGGCACCTGAGCGCCCTCACCGGCTCCCCGGTCCACTTCAAGTGCGAGAACCTCCAGCGGACCGGCTCCTTCAAGCTGCGCGGGGCGTACGTGCGCATCGCCGGCCTGCGCCCCGAGCAGCGGGCCGCCGGCGTGGTCGCGGCCAGCGCCGGCAACCACGCGCAGGGCGTGGCCCTCGCCTCCTCCCTGCTCGGCGTCCGCTCGACGGTGTTCATGCCGGTCGGGGCGCCGTTGCCGAAGGTGGCGGCGACGCAGGAGTACGGGGCCGAGGTGCGGATGCACGGGCACGTCGTCGACGAGACCCTGGCGGCGGCCCAGGAGTACGCGGACCGCACCGGGGCGGTGTTCATCCACCCCTTCGACCACCGCGACGTCATCGCGGGCCAGGGCACGGTCGGCCTGGAGATCCTGGAGCAGTGCCCCGAGGTGCGGACGATCCTCGTCGGCATCGGGGGCGGCGGCCTCGCGGCGGGCATCGCGGTCGCGGTGAAGGCCCTGCGCCCCGACGTGAAGGTCATCGGCGTCCAGGCGGAGGGTGCGGCCGCCTACCCGCCCTCGCTGCGCGTCGGGCACCCGGTCTCGGTCGACAACCCGGTCACGATGGCCGACGGCATCAAGGTCGGCCGTCCCGGCGACATCCCGTTCCACATCATCGGCGAGCTCCTCGACGGCGTCCGCACGGTCTCCGAGGACGCCCTCTCCAGCGCCCTGCTGCTCTGCCTGGAGCGCGCCAAGCTGGTCGTCGAACCGGCAGGGTGCAGCCCCGTGGCCGCCCTGCTGAGCCGCCCCGAGCTGTACGGGGGAGGCGGCGCGGTGGTGGCCGTCCTGTCCGGCGGGAACATCGACCCCCTGCTGCTCCAGCGGATCCTGCGCCACGGCATGGCGGCGGCGGGCCGCTACCTGTCGCTGCGGTTGCGGGTGGCGGACCGGCCCGGGGCGCTGGCGGGGCTGCTGGCGGTGCTGTCGACGGTGGACGCGAACGTGCTGGACGTGAGCCACGTACGGACCGATCCGCGGCTGGGGCTCACGGAGGTGGAGGTGGAGCTGCACCTGGAGACCAAGGGCCCGGAGCACTGCGCCGAGGTCGCGCGCTCCCTCCACGGTGCCGGATACACGGTGATGAGCTAG
- a CDS encoding sigma factor-like helix-turn-helix DNA-binding protein yields MDDHGPGTYAEFEAFVAGAAGRLLHVAVLLTAEPEAEPAAARRLLAGALARTYAQWRRVRRDDPYDRTRQELCAAFARTGWRHHGGTGLLAPLGPLERLVLVLRVYEGVAEEVTAAQLGLPVERVRALCTRAVAQVRSREAA; encoded by the coding sequence GTGGACGACCACGGGCCGGGCACCTACGCGGAGTTCGAGGCCTTCGTCGCGGGTGCGGCGGGGCGGCTCCTGCATGTCGCCGTCCTGCTGACCGCCGAGCCCGAGGCCGAGCCCGCCGCCGCCCGCCGGCTGCTCGCCGGCGCGCTGGCCCGTACGTACGCGCAGTGGCGCCGGGTCCGCCGCGACGACCCGTACGACCGCACCCGCCAGGAGCTGTGCGCCGCCTTCGCCCGCACCGGCTGGCGCCACCACGGCGGTACGGGGCTCCTCGCGCCCCTCGGCCCGCTGGAGCGGCTCGTCCTGGTGCTGCGCGTGTACGAGGGCGTCGCCGAGGAGGTCACGGCCGCCCAGCTGGGGCTGCCGGTCGAGCGGGTGCGGGCGCTGTGCACCCGGGCCGTGGCGCAGGTGCGCTCCCGGGAGGCGGCGTGA
- a CDS encoding M48 family metalloprotease, which translates to MGASLRALRALVLLAGFYLLGFILLAVLAAADWATVTWLHGGVAAKVLIVSAVLAVPIVRGMFMLRTPKGDPLRGVPVTEQQEPLLWRTVRHIADQVGTRAPDEILLIDEVNAAVSEDARLLGLLSGTRRLYLGLPLMTGLDEMQLRAVLAHEMGHYANLDTRLTPLIVRGRAQLIRTIEHFHERADAKVAGERARQEKAAEKRLAKGKQAKEVDTAGQGAMYRAMAKIYTGYAHFYMRATLSGSRRQELAADMAAVRVAGRDSAASALRELNALGPAHDFYMDSYATLGVGAGLLPRSGQVFGGFRQLLDARAQELEGLRRELSTEPASAYDSHPALAERVARIEALPDDGRAAQATRPAMELLASPDAALAALEQAVLTPQALALTRLDWADLVHESMTAYVGRGAQEVREAITAEGVSPEPAALLDAIDADPALRWRIADRFPKSEEAAAATGRAAREFTRPVLRSALSRLVTADLTARGAARWQLSWSDSAELRFATEGFEDQLELALDALVADRPDTEPLRKLVLVRCSA; encoded by the coding sequence ATGGGCGCATCACTGCGCGCGCTGCGCGCCCTCGTCCTGCTCGCAGGCTTCTACCTGCTCGGCTTCATCCTGCTGGCCGTGCTCGCGGCCGCCGACTGGGCCACCGTCACCTGGCTGCACGGCGGCGTGGCCGCCAAGGTCCTCATCGTCTCGGCGGTCCTCGCGGTCCCGATCGTGCGCGGCATGTTCATGCTCCGCACCCCCAAGGGCGACCCCCTGCGTGGCGTCCCCGTCACCGAGCAGCAGGAACCCCTCCTGTGGCGGACGGTCCGCCACATCGCCGACCAGGTCGGCACCCGCGCCCCCGACGAGATCCTGCTGATCGACGAGGTCAACGCCGCCGTCAGCGAGGACGCCCGGCTGCTGGGCCTGCTGTCCGGCACCCGCCGCCTCTACCTCGGCCTGCCCCTGATGACGGGCCTGGACGAGATGCAGCTGCGCGCCGTGCTCGCCCACGAGATGGGCCACTACGCCAACCTCGACACCCGCCTCACCCCGTTGATCGTCCGCGGCCGCGCCCAGCTGATCCGCACCATCGAGCACTTCCACGAGCGCGCCGACGCCAAGGTCGCGGGCGAGCGCGCCCGGCAGGAGAAGGCCGCCGAGAAGCGGCTCGCCAAGGGCAAGCAGGCCAAGGAGGTCGACACGGCCGGCCAAGGCGCGATGTACCGGGCCATGGCGAAGATCTACACGGGGTACGCGCACTTCTACATGCGGGCCACCCTCTCCGGCAGCCGCCGCCAGGAGCTCGCCGCCGACATGGCCGCGGTCCGCGTCGCCGGCCGCGACTCCGCCGCCTCCGCACTGCGCGAGCTCAACGCCCTCGGCCCCGCGCACGACTTCTACATGGACTCGTACGCCACCCTCGGCGTCGGCGCGGGCCTGCTGCCGCGCTCCGGCCAGGTCTTCGGCGGCTTCCGGCAACTGCTCGACGCCCGCGCGCAGGAGCTGGAGGGGCTGCGCCGGGAGCTGTCCACCGAGCCCGCCTCCGCGTACGACTCCCACCCCGCGCTCGCCGAGCGCGTGGCCCGCATCGAGGCCCTGCCCGACGACGGGCGGGCGGCGCAGGCCACCCGCCCGGCGATGGAGCTCCTCGCCTCCCCGGATGCGGCGCTGGCCGCTCTGGAGCAGGCGGTCCTGACCCCGCAGGCGCTCGCGCTGACGCGGCTGGACTGGGCGGACCTCGTCCACGAGAGCATGACCGCGTACGTGGGCCGGGGCGCGCAGGAGGTCCGCGAGGCCATCACCGCCGAGGGCGTGTCGCCGGAGCCGGCGGCCCTGCTGGACGCGATCGACGCCGACCCGGCGCTGCGCTGGCGGATCGCCGACCGCTTCCCGAAGTCCGAGGAGGCGGCGGCCGCCACGGGCCGCGCGGCCCGCGAGTTCACCCGGCCCGTCCTGCGGAGCGCCCTGAGCCGGCTGGTCACCGCCGACCTCACGGCCCGCGGCGCCGCCCGCTGGCAGCTGTCCTGGTCCGACTCGGCCGAGTTGCGGTTCGCGACCGAGGGCTTCGAGGACCAGCTGGAGCTCGCCCTGGACGCCCTCGTGGCGGACCGTCCCGACACCGAACCCCTTCGAAAGCTGGTGCTCGTCCGATGCTCGGCCTGA
- a CDS encoding NAD(P)-dependent alcohol dehydrogenase produces MSFNNAAAATQVAAYAAPAAKAPLERTTVARRPVGEHDVLIEIKYSGICHSDIHQVRDGWGEGIYPMVPGHEIAGVVAEVGPGVTKFAVGDHVGVGCFVDSCRECEYCLRGQEQYCVKGMTGTYNDRDKQGEPTYGGYSTHLVVDENYTVRIPDGLPLDVAAPLLCAGITLYSPLKHWQAGPGKKVAIVGLGGLGHMGVKIASALGAEVTVLSQSLRKQEDGLRLGASHYYATSDPATFEELAGSFDLVVSTVSAPLALDAYLGLLKVDGALVNVGAPEEPVELNLFSVIQGRKTLAGSMIGGIAETQEMLDFCAEHGLGSEIELIPASEINAAYDRVLASDVRYRFVIDASTI; encoded by the coding sequence ATGTCCTTCAACAATGCCGCAGCCGCCACCCAGGTCGCCGCCTACGCCGCCCCCGCCGCGAAGGCCCCGCTGGAGCGCACCACCGTCGCGCGACGCCCCGTGGGCGAGCACGACGTCCTCATCGAGATCAAGTACTCCGGCATCTGCCACTCCGACATCCACCAGGTCCGCGACGGCTGGGGCGAGGGCATCTACCCGATGGTCCCGGGCCACGAGATCGCCGGTGTCGTCGCCGAAGTCGGTCCGGGCGTCACGAAGTTCGCGGTCGGCGACCACGTCGGCGTCGGCTGCTTCGTCGACTCCTGCCGGGAGTGCGAGTACTGCCTGCGCGGGCAGGAGCAGTACTGCGTCAAGGGCATGACCGGTACCTACAACGACCGCGACAAGCAGGGCGAGCCGACCTACGGCGGCTACTCCACGCACCTCGTCGTCGACGAGAACTACACCGTCCGCATCCCCGACGGGCTGCCCCTCGACGTCGCGGCCCCGCTGCTGTGCGCCGGGATCACCCTGTACTCCCCGCTCAAGCACTGGCAGGCGGGCCCCGGCAAGAAGGTCGCGATCGTCGGCCTCGGCGGGCTCGGCCACATGGGCGTGAAGATCGCGTCGGCCCTGGGTGCCGAGGTCACCGTCCTTTCGCAGTCGCTGCGTAAGCAGGAGGACGGCCTGCGGCTGGGCGCCTCGCACTACTACGCCACGAGCGACCCGGCCACCTTCGAGGAGCTGGCCGGCAGCTTCGACCTGGTCGTCTCGACCGTCTCGGCCCCGCTCGCGCTCGACGCGTACCTCGGCCTGCTGAAGGTCGACGGCGCGCTGGTGAACGTGGGCGCCCCGGAGGAGCCGGTCGAGCTGAACCTGTTCTCCGTCATCCAGGGCCGCAAGACCCTGGCCGGCTCGATGATCGGCGGCATCGCGGAGACGCAGGAGATGCTGGACTTCTGCGCGGAGCACGGCCTGGGCTCGGAGATCGAGCTGATCCCCGCGTCGGAGATCAACGCCGCGTACGACCGGGTCCTGGCCAGCGACGTCCGCTACCGCTTCGTGATCGACGCCTCGACGATCTGA
- a CDS encoding ATP-binding cassette domain-containing protein, translating into MPGAIYAEGLVKTFGEVRALDGVDLDVPEGTVLGLLGPNGAGKTTAVRVLTTLLRPDSGRAVVAGIDVLKHPNEVRRSIGLSGQFAAVDEYLTGRENLQMVGRLYQMTGRAAKARAGELLERFHLADAADRTAKTYSGGMRRRLDLAAALVVRPPVMFMDEPTTGLDPRNRQQLWDVIQELVAGGTTLLLTTQYLEEADHLAHDICVVDQGKVIARGTSDQLKARTGGERVEVVVHEREHIAAARAVLAGFGKGETTVEDHTRKLTVPVSGGAKLLAEVIRELDSRGIEIDDIALRRPTLDDVFISLTGHTAALNDEEAQK; encoded by the coding sequence ATGCCAGGCGCCATTTACGCCGAAGGTCTGGTGAAGACCTTCGGCGAGGTACGGGCCTTGGACGGCGTGGACCTCGATGTCCCCGAAGGCACCGTGCTGGGCCTGCTCGGCCCCAACGGCGCGGGCAAGACCACGGCGGTGCGCGTCCTGACCACCCTGCTCCGGCCGGACAGCGGCAGGGCGGTGGTCGCCGGCATCGACGTCCTCAAGCACCCCAACGAAGTCCGCCGCTCCATCGGCCTCTCCGGCCAGTTCGCGGCCGTCGACGAGTACCTGACCGGCCGCGAGAACCTCCAGATGGTCGGCCGGCTCTACCAGATGACGGGCAGGGCGGCGAAGGCCCGGGCCGGCGAGCTGCTGGAGCGCTTCCACCTCGCCGACGCCGCCGACCGCACCGCGAAGACGTACTCCGGCGGCATGCGCCGGCGCCTGGACCTGGCGGCCGCACTCGTCGTCCGCCCGCCCGTGATGTTCATGGACGAGCCGACCACCGGCCTCGACCCGCGCAACCGCCAGCAGCTCTGGGACGTCATCCAGGAGCTCGTGGCCGGCGGCACCACCCTGCTGCTCACCACCCAGTACCTGGAGGAGGCCGACCACCTCGCGCACGACATCTGCGTGGTCGACCAGGGCAAGGTCATCGCCCGCGGCACCTCCGACCAGCTCAAGGCCCGGACCGGCGGCGAGCGCGTCGAGGTCGTGGTCCACGAGCGCGAGCACATCGCCGCAGCCCGCGCCGTGCTCGCCGGCTTCGGCAAGGGCGAGACCACCGTCGAGGACCACACCCGCAAGCTGACCGTCCCGGTCAGCGGCGGAGCCAAGCTGCTCGCCGAGGTCATCCGCGAGCTGGACTCCCGCGGCATCGAGATCGACGACATCGCCCTGCGCCGCCCGACCCTCGACGACGTGTTCATCTCCCTCACCGGGCACACGGCGGCCCTGAACGACGAGGAGGCGCAGAAATGA
- a CDS encoding cystathionine gamma-synthase — protein MSDHSHEHQSFETRAIHAGNTADPLTGAVVPPIYQVSTYKQDGVGGLRGGYEYSRSGNPTRTALEENLAALEGGARGLAFASGLAAEDCLLRTLLSPGDHVVIPNDAYGGTFRLFAKVVSRWGVEWSVADTSDAASVRAALTPKTKVIWVETPSNPLLGITDIAVVADIARSAGAKLVVDNTFASPYLQQPLALGADVVVHSLTKYMGGHSDVVGGALVAADAALGEELAYHQNAMGAVAGPFDSWVVLRGIKTLAVRMDRHAENAEKIVEVLRRHPKVTKVLYPGLPEHPGHEIAAKQMRNFGGMISFQVAGGEEEAVAVCGRTKVFTLAESLGGVESLIEHPGRMTHASVAGSALEVPADLIRVSVGIENADDLIADLTRALG, from the coding sequence ATGAGCGACCACAGCCACGAGCACCAGAGCTTCGAGACCCGCGCGATCCACGCGGGCAACACCGCGGACCCGCTGACCGGCGCGGTCGTGCCCCCGATCTACCAGGTGTCCACGTACAAGCAGGACGGCGTCGGTGGACTGCGCGGCGGCTACGAGTACAGCCGCAGCGGCAACCCGACCCGCACCGCCCTGGAGGAGAACCTCGCGGCGCTGGAAGGCGGCGCCCGCGGCCTCGCCTTCGCGTCCGGGCTCGCCGCCGAGGACTGCCTGCTGCGTACGCTGCTCTCCCCGGGCGACCACGTGGTCATCCCGAACGACGCCTACGGCGGCACCTTCCGCCTGTTCGCGAAGGTCGTCTCCCGCTGGGGCGTGGAGTGGTCGGTGGCCGACACCTCCGACGCGGCGTCCGTACGGGCCGCCCTCACCCCGAAGACCAAGGTCATCTGGGTCGAGACCCCGTCCAACCCGCTGCTCGGCATCACCGACATCGCCGTCGTCGCCGACATCGCGCGGTCGGCCGGCGCCAAGCTGGTCGTGGACAACACCTTCGCCTCGCCCTACCTCCAGCAGCCCCTCGCGCTCGGCGCGGACGTGGTCGTGCACTCGCTGACCAAGTACATGGGCGGCCACTCCGACGTGGTCGGCGGCGCGCTGGTGGCCGCCGACGCGGCACTGGGCGAGGAGCTGGCCTACCACCAGAACGCGATGGGCGCCGTGGCCGGGCCCTTCGACTCCTGGGTCGTGCTGCGCGGCATCAAGACGCTGGCCGTCCGCATGGACCGGCACGCGGAGAACGCCGAGAAGATCGTGGAGGTGCTGAGGCGCCACCCGAAGGTCACCAAGGTCCTCTACCCGGGCCTGCCCGAGCACCCGGGCCACGAGATCGCCGCCAAGCAGATGCGCAACTTCGGCGGAATGATCTCCTTCCAGGTCGCCGGCGGCGAGGAGGAGGCCGTCGCGGTCTGCGGCCGCACCAAGGTCTTCACCCTGGCCGAATCCCTCGGCGGCGTCGAGTCCCTCATCGAGCACCCGGGCCGCATGACCCACGCCTCGGTGGCCGGCTCGGCCCTGGAGGTCCCGGCGGACCTGATCCGCGTCTCGGTGGGCATCGAGAACGCCGACGACCTGATCGCGGACCTGACCCGGGCCCTCGGCTAG
- a CDS encoding helix-turn-helix transcriptional regulator has protein sequence MDQLDQRAELGEFLRSRRARLRPSDVGLPDYGRHRRVPGLRREELAQLAGVSVAYYTRLEQGHGQNVSVEVLDAIARALRLDGTETAHLTHLARPRPRRQRAKQYRAEHVRPELRTLMDAMDGVPAYLLGRRQDVIGWNRLAAAVFGDFGLLPPQERNLVRLVFLDPAAAELYADWDCLACRVVSSLRMYAGEHPDDEQLSALVGELSVKNEEFRRLWAAHTLADNKTHGVKNLRHPLVGELSLSFETLALPGDSAQVLVTYHAEPGSPSQDALRMLASWSAPDAPGATAFPASPAFPASPASPSSSSADGAAA, from the coding sequence ATGGACCAGCTTGATCAGCGTGCCGAACTGGGCGAGTTCCTCCGCTCCCGCCGGGCGCGGCTGCGCCCCTCGGACGTCGGCCTGCCGGACTACGGCCGCCACCGCCGCGTACCGGGGCTGCGGCGCGAGGAGTTGGCGCAGCTGGCGGGCGTCTCGGTGGCGTACTACACGCGCCTCGAACAGGGACACGGGCAAAACGTTTCCGTGGAGGTGCTCGACGCCATCGCCCGGGCGCTGCGCCTCGACGGCACGGAGACGGCCCACCTGACGCACCTGGCCCGCCCCAGGCCCCGCCGCCAGCGCGCCAAGCAGTACCGGGCCGAGCACGTGCGCCCGGAGCTGCGGACCCTGATGGACGCGATGGACGGGGTGCCGGCGTACCTCCTGGGGCGGCGGCAGGACGTCATCGGGTGGAACCGCCTGGCCGCGGCGGTGTTCGGGGACTTCGGCCTGCTGCCGCCCCAGGAGCGGAACCTCGTACGGCTGGTGTTCCTGGACCCGGCGGCGGCCGAGCTCTACGCGGACTGGGACTGCCTGGCCTGCCGGGTCGTGAGCAGTCTGCGCATGTACGCGGGCGAGCACCCGGACGACGAGCAGCTGTCCGCGCTGGTCGGTGAGCTGTCGGTGAAGAACGAGGAATTCCGCCGGCTGTGGGCGGCGCACACGCTGGCGGACAACAAGACGCACGGGGTGAAGAACCTGCGGCACCCGCTGGTCGGCGAGCTGTCCCTGTCCTTCGAGACGCTGGCCCTGCCGGGCGATTCGGCTCAGGTCCTGGTCACCTACCACGCGGAGCCGGGTTCCCCCTCGCAGGACGCCCTGCGGATGCTGGCCTCGTGGTCGGCGCCCGACGCGCCCGGCGCCACCGCCTTCCCCGCCTCGCCCGCCTTCCCCGCCTCGCCCGCCTCGCCCTCTTCCTCCTCCGCCGACGGGGCCGCGGCCTGA
- a CDS encoding DUF6879 family protein, giving the protein MLSGEEFGRLFETFEQTAFRLETLSVYDAKETTCRQR; this is encoded by the coding sequence GTGCTCAGCGGTGAGGAGTTCGGCCGACTCTTCGAAACCTTCGAGCAGACCGCGTTCCGACTGGAGACGCTCAGCGTCTACGACGCGAAGGAAACCACGTGCAGGCAGCGGTAG
- a CDS encoding recombinase family protein — protein sequence MNEAAPVIPVVSYARISADTARDGHGVEDQHKVNGATAARLSWTIVHHYTDNDLSAAKAGVVRPDFEALVKALKAGHLPDGQPVRGVVVVADDRLTRRAGDYERFVDALTYEEGRLYADAKGPKNLYSEDVESMGLFGVVISKMEVRKMQRRARRSHRARAELGIPVGGKRPFGWQPDKLALNPEEAAWLAKGAREVIAGKSLHSILREWREAGVRTINDKEWASRSLKLALWNPRLCGWRKHNGELVRDANGVPIVGRWEPVITPKEWMAIDAIFSARVGPNVKSGGSVTDYRTPSYLLTGILRCGKPSADGPICNAPLRATARPDLSGGYLYQCPSKEMGGCGGTGRNGAKIDEFVTEAVLAKLEERAARTKHADDEWVGEEELARLTKKQRKLLQAWQEDQISDELFFPQNQKMEARVKELRADRTRHVLNQQRAAEVTGDVRERWTSGQLDLAQKRALIREALHAVIVLPVGGGGRRPFNPDLLVPNWRE from the coding sequence GTGAACGAAGCGGCACCGGTGATCCCGGTTGTCTCGTACGCCCGTATCTCCGCCGACACGGCCAGGGACGGCCACGGCGTCGAGGACCAGCACAAGGTGAACGGGGCGACGGCGGCCCGTCTCAGCTGGACGATCGTGCACCACTACACCGACAACGACCTGTCCGCGGCCAAGGCGGGCGTGGTTCGCCCGGACTTCGAGGCGCTGGTGAAGGCCCTCAAGGCGGGCCACTTGCCGGACGGACAGCCGGTGCGCGGCGTCGTCGTCGTCGCGGACGACCGGCTCACGCGGCGGGCCGGCGACTACGAGCGGTTCGTGGACGCGCTCACCTACGAGGAGGGCCGCCTCTACGCCGATGCCAAGGGGCCGAAGAACCTCTACAGCGAGGACGTGGAGTCCATGGGGCTCTTCGGCGTGGTCATCTCCAAGATGGAGGTGCGCAAGATGCAGCGGCGTGCGCGGCGCTCGCACCGCGCCCGCGCCGAGCTGGGCATTCCGGTGGGTGGGAAGCGCCCCTTCGGCTGGCAGCCCGACAAGCTCGCGCTGAATCCCGAGGAGGCGGCGTGGCTGGCGAAGGGCGCTCGCGAGGTGATCGCGGGCAAGTCCCTGCACTCGATCCTCCGCGAGTGGCGGGAAGCCGGCGTTCGCACGATCAACGACAAGGAGTGGGCGAGTCGCTCCCTCAAGCTCGCGCTGTGGAACCCGCGGCTGTGCGGCTGGCGGAAGCACAATGGCGAGTTGGTGCGTGATGCCAACGGCGTGCCGATCGTGGGTCGCTGGGAGCCCGTCATCACGCCGAAGGAGTGGATGGCTATCGACGCCATCTTCTCGGCGCGCGTCGGACCCAACGTGAAGTCCGGCGGATCGGTCACTGACTACCGCACTCCGTCCTACCTGCTGACGGGAATCCTCCGATGCGGAAAGCCTAGTGCGGACGGACCGATCTGCAATGCGCCGCTCCGCGCCACTGCCCGACCGGACCTTTCCGGTGGCTATCTCTACCAGTGCCCCAGCAAGGAAATGGGCGGCTGTGGCGGCACGGGTCGCAATGGAGCCAAGATTGACGAGTTCGTCACGGAGGCAGTCCTCGCGAAGTTGGAGGAACGGGCGGCCAGGACGAAGCATGCGGACGATGAATGGGTGGGGGAGGAAGAGCTGGCCCGCCTGACGAAGAAGCAGCGCAAGCTGCTCCAGGCGTGGCAGGAGGACCAGATCTCGGATGAGCTGTTCTTCCCTCAGAATCAGAAAATGGAAGCGCGCGTCAAGGAACTCCGCGCGGACCGTACCCGTCACGTCCTCAACCAGCAGCGTGCAGCCGAAGTAACCGGCGACGTGCGCGAGCGCTGGACCTCCGGCCAGCTGGACCTGGCGCAGAAGCGTGCCCTGATCAGGGAGGCACTGCACGCGGTGATCGTCCTGCCCGTGGGTGGCGGAGGTCGGCGCCCGTTCAACCCTGACCTGCTGGTCCCGAACTGGCGGGAGTGA
- the msrA gene encoding peptide-methionine (S)-S-oxide reductase MsrA: MFSYRRTPELPTREEALPGRTTPQFSLPDRHTVLGNPLAGPYPAGLEVADFGLGCFWGAERKFWQTPGVWTTLAGYQGGFTENPTYDEVCSGQTGHTEVVRVVFDPAQVSYATLLKLFWESHDPTQGFRQGNDVGTQYRSAIYTHSEAQQAEAEASRTAYQQVLTASGYGEITTAVLPAAERPFWPAEAYHQQYLDRNIDGYCGIGGTGVACPIGIAKAPGE; this comes from the coding sequence ATGTTCTCGTACCGCCGCACGCCCGAGCTCCCCACCCGCGAGGAGGCCCTGCCGGGCCGCACGACCCCGCAGTTCTCGCTCCCGGACCGGCACACCGTCCTCGGCAACCCGCTCGCCGGCCCCTACCCGGCGGGGCTGGAGGTCGCCGACTTCGGCCTGGGCTGCTTCTGGGGCGCCGAGCGCAAGTTCTGGCAGACCCCGGGGGTGTGGACCACGCTGGCCGGCTACCAGGGCGGGTTCACCGAGAACCCGACGTACGACGAGGTGTGCTCGGGGCAGACCGGCCACACCGAGGTCGTACGGGTGGTCTTCGACCCGGCGCAGGTCTCGTACGCCACCCTCCTGAAGCTGTTCTGGGAGTCGCACGACCCCACCCAGGGCTTCCGCCAGGGCAACGACGTCGGCACCCAGTACCGCTCGGCGATCTACACCCACTCCGAGGCCCAGCAGGCGGAGGCCGAGGCCTCCCGCACCGCGTACCAGCAGGTCCTGACCGCGTCGGGGTACGGCGAGATCACCACGGCGGTCCTCCCGGCCGCGGAGCGCCCCTTCTGGCCCGCCGAGGCCTACCACCAGCAGTACCTGGACCGCAACATTGACGGCTACTGCGGCATCGGAGGCACGGGGGTGGCCTGCCCGATCGGCATCGCCAAGGCTCCAGGGGAATAA
- a CDS encoding DUF3885 domain-containing protein — protein sequence MRLKTAYSDRWVRFHSLPEPKRYAADEEEYAIVLDRYNTVLDELFAGGEVYVVTPPPRRLAVLPPLRLLIRTGCIRMPASRPGGARTDRSSPRPGWPPGRHRGRHG from the coding sequence ATGAGGCTGAAGACCGCATACAGCGATCGGTGGGTGCGCTTCCACAGCCTTCCGGAGCCGAAGCGCTACGCGGCGGACGAAGAGGAGTACGCGATCGTCCTGGACCGGTACAACACGGTCCTGGACGAGCTCTTCGCAGGCGGCGAGGTGTACGTCGTGACGCCACCGCCACGCCGACTGGCTGTCCTCCCACCCCTCCGGCTACTGATCAGGACGGGTTGTATCCGTATGCCCGCATCGCGTCCAGGTGGAGCTCGTACGGACCGAAGCAGTCCGCGGCCAGGGTGGCCACCCGGGCGCCACAGGGGCAGGCACGGTTGA